The following are encoded together in the Desulfovibrio sp. JC022 genome:
- a CDS encoding SpoIIE family protein phosphatase produces the protein MTEVKEQLLTEHKINVLLIDDQPMVGEAVRRMLEGEEDIDFHFVSDPTKAIPTAEELQPTVILQDLVMPEIDGMTMVKFMRVNSKLKDIPLIVLSTKEEPTTKAEAFALGANDYLVKLPDRIELLARIRYHSKGYINLLQRNEAYEQLRESRDEMRKELAVAADYVTSLLPDPVKEGNIQADWRFIPSASLGGDSFGYHWLDDDHFAMYLLDVCDHGVGSALLSVSAMNVLRSQTLPDTDFLKPDEVLTSLNDSFQMDQQNNLYFTMWYGIYRKSDRTLTFSSGGHPPALLIADGEVQQLRTPGMIVGGMPDMTYTSDSVTVEPGARFFLYSDGVYELKKVSDGKMWEFDEFSGFMKGTGGELGTPIDQLIAHTRQLQGSELYEDDFSMVEFVFA, from the coding sequence ATGACCGAAGTCAAAGAGCAGCTGCTCACCGAACATAAGATCAATGTCTTGCTGATAGATGACCAACCCATGGTGGGGGAGGCTGTGCGGCGTATGCTTGAAGGCGAGGAGGACATTGATTTCCACTTTGTGAGCGATCCGACCAAGGCCATTCCCACTGCTGAAGAGTTGCAGCCTACAGTCATTTTACAGGATCTTGTCATGCCTGAGATTGACGGTATGACCATGGTCAAATTTATGCGGGTTAATTCCAAGCTCAAGGATATTCCCCTGATTGTGCTTTCCACCAAGGAAGAGCCGACCACCAAGGCCGAAGCTTTTGCTCTCGGAGCTAACGATTATCTGGTCAAACTTCCCGACCGCATCGAGCTTCTGGCACGCATCCGTTACCACTCCAAGGGTTACATCAACCTTTTGCAGAGAAATGAAGCATACGAACAACTGCGTGAAAGCAGGGATGAAATGCGCAAGGAGCTTGCTGTTGCCGCTGACTACGTGACCTCCCTGTTGCCGGACCCGGTTAAAGAGGGGAATATTCAGGCGGACTGGCGGTTTATTCCTTCGGCATCATTGGGCGGCGATTCCTTCGGCTACCACTGGCTCGATGATGATCATTTTGCCATGTACCTGCTTGATGTCTGTGACCACGGGGTCGGTTCGGCACTTCTTTCTGTCTCAGCCATGAACGTGCTTCGATCCCAGACCTTGCCGGATACTGATTTTCTTAAACCGGACGAAGTGCTGACATCCCTGAACGATTCCTTTCAGATGGATCAGCAGAACAACCTTTATTTCACCATGTGGTACGGTATTTATCGTAAATCGGACCGGACCTTAACCTTTTCCAGCGGCGGACATCCACCGGCACTGCTTATCGCGGACGGGGAAGTGCAGCAGCTGCGTACTCCGGGAATGATTGTGGGCGGTATGCCGGATATGACCTACACCAGCGACAGCGTGACTGTTGAGCCGGGTGCGCGCTTCTTTCTCTATAGTGACGGGGTCTACGAGCTGAAAAAAGTTTCAGACGGCAAGATGTGGGAGTTTGATGAATTTTCCGGGTTCATGAAAGGGACCGGAGGAGAGCTGGGCACACCCATTGACCAGCTTATAGCGCATACCCGCCAATTGCAGGGTAGTGAACTTTATGAAGATGATTTTTCCATGGTGGAGTTTGTCTTTGCCTAA